One genomic region from Bacillus aquiflavi encodes:
- a CDS encoding NCS2 family permease — MLQKWLERSFQLSKNDTSVKKELTAGTVGYFAIVYIIAVNSLILSEAGIPLEGAIIATILSSVVGCLLMGFWANVPILLVPGMGINALFSYTLVQSLGLSWQEALGVVFVSGVIFTFIAFSRYAKKLSAAIPKSLKEAITVGLGLFLMLIGLEKGGIVERGTNSIIALGDLSHPQVLATIFTFIVAIVLFMRNVRGNFLISMLSGTVIALLFGTIDMTGFSIQSFTLADYTSVFAAFSFKSIFKLSFWVAVFSLTMVIVFENIGTVHGHVQFIKRPDKFAKAFQANSVSAMLSGLFGTSPTVSTVETAASLAAGGRTGLTSVTTAMLFLLSAFFIPVIKLIPDSAIAPILMIIGGLMLQNIRHLDLKDLSESFPAFFIIAMIPFTYSIADGIAVGFILYPLLKVAIGKAREVSFTLYIIACLFLANFIVMMNS; from the coding sequence ATGCTGCAAAAGTGGTTAGAACGTTCTTTTCAGTTATCAAAAAATGATACATCTGTTAAGAAAGAATTGACCGCAGGAACAGTCGGTTATTTTGCAATTGTTTATATTATTGCTGTAAATTCACTCATTTTATCTGAGGCGGGTATTCCGCTTGAAGGAGCAATTATAGCGACGATATTGTCATCGGTTGTTGGCTGTTTATTGATGGGTTTTTGGGCAAACGTTCCGATTTTGCTCGTTCCCGGGATGGGAATTAATGCACTTTTTTCTTATACGCTAGTTCAATCGCTTGGTTTATCCTGGCAGGAAGCATTAGGAGTCGTTTTTGTTTCTGGAGTCATCTTTACTTTCATCGCTTTTTCTCGTTATGCAAAGAAATTAAGCGCTGCGATTCCAAAGTCATTAAAAGAAGCAATTACTGTCGGATTAGGCTTATTTTTAATGTTGATCGGTCTTGAAAAGGGCGGCATTGTCGAGCGGGGCACAAATTCAATCATTGCACTAGGTGATCTTAGTCATCCTCAAGTGCTTGCGACAATTTTTACGTTTATCGTTGCAATTGTGCTTTTTATGAGAAATGTCCGTGGAAATTTTCTTATTAGCATGCTGAGCGGTACGGTAATCGCACTTTTATTTGGGACAATTGATATGACCGGTTTTTCCATACAATCATTTACGCTTGCTGATTATACATCTGTATTTGCTGCCTTTTCTTTTAAAAGTATCTTTAAATTGTCCTTCTGGGTGGCTGTTTTTTCACTGACGATGGTCATTGTTTTTGAAAATATCGGCACAGTGCATGGGCATGTTCAGTTTATAAAACGACCTGATAAATTTGCAAAGGCGTTTCAAGCAAACTCCGTCTCAGCAATGCTTTCTGGTTTATTTGGCACTAGCCCAACTGTTTCAACAGTTGAGACTGCTGCTAGTTTGGCAGCTGGAGGACGAACAGGATTAACATCAGTAACAACTGCAATGCTATTTTTATTGTCTGCGTTTTTTATTCCTGTCATTAAGCTTATTCCAGACAGTGCAATCGCACCGATTTTAATGATTATCGGAGGATTAATGCTACAAAATATTCGTCATCTTGATTTAAAAGATTTAAGTGAAAGCTTCCCTGCTTTTTTTATCATTGCGATGATTCCGTTTACGTATAGTATTGCAGATGGAATCGCTGTTGGGTTTATTTTATATCCGCTGTTAAAAGTAGCAATTGGCAAA